The following proteins are co-located in the Haloarcula rubripromontorii genome:
- a CDS encoding fumarylacetoacetate hydrolase family protein, whose protein sequence is MRIARLLTDHGPVTGEYVDGVVHADDGQYVVGRDGRLLPPCDPTALYCVGRNYAATNDQMDYDRPEEPDFFIKPPAALLAHEQDIPYPPFTDELTYAGELAAVIGKRCHDLDPADVPDAVRGYTVLNDVDALDQQGRTARKAFDGSGPLGPWIETDVDPTSIDMYTDINDERRQSANTSEMLFGPHEVVAYLSERFTFRPGDVVAFGSPANPGTVAPGDTIEITYEGVGTLRNSVVEP, encoded by the coding sequence ATGCGAATCGCGCGACTGCTGACGGACCATGGACCGGTCACCGGCGAATACGTTGACGGTGTCGTCCACGCTGACGATGGACAGTACGTGGTCGGCCGCGATGGACGACTGCTCCCGCCGTGTGATCCGACCGCGCTGTACTGCGTCGGTCGGAACTACGCCGCTACGAACGACCAGATGGATTACGACCGGCCTGAGGAGCCGGATTTCTTCATCAAGCCGCCGGCGGCGCTACTCGCCCATGAGCAGGACATTCCTTACCCGCCGTTCACCGATGAGCTCACCTACGCCGGTGAACTGGCCGCCGTAATCGGCAAGCGCTGTCACGACCTCGACCCGGCCGACGTTCCCGACGCGGTCAGGGGATACACGGTCCTGAACGATGTCGATGCGCTGGACCAGCAGGGCCGAACCGCGCGAAAGGCCTTCGACGGTTCCGGGCCGCTGGGGCCGTGGATCGAGACCGACGTTGATCCCACCAGCATCGACATGTACACCGACATCAACGACGAGCGCCGCCAGTCTGCCAACACCAGCGAGATGCTGTTCGGTCCCCACGAGGTGGTCGCGTACCTCTCGGAGCGGTTCACGTTCCGCCCCGGCGACGTCGTCGCCTTCGGTAGCCCGGCCAACCCGGGGACTGTCGCGCCCGGCGACACGATCGAGATAACCTACGAGGGTGTCGGAACGCTCCGGAACTCGGTTGTCGAGCCGTAG